The Carassius gibelio isolate Cgi1373 ecotype wild population from Czech Republic chromosome B22, carGib1.2-hapl.c, whole genome shotgun sequence genome window below encodes:
- the LOC127986939 gene encoding zinc finger protein draculin isoform X1: MKCSQSILCTIPDLLLQPHSNSPTVRLLSQKFKKVKNMTDPEPSGIKQEDTEQQIDLIEQKKEIEELIEEGENHHVKTEEISWKSSLKRRDKIWPPCEKSLSFNQNPDIKIKCHLEGKLYKCDQCGKSFAQKGNLTKHVNIHTGEKPYTCGQCGKSFRLKATLNKHTRIHTADKPYTCDQCEKSFRQKTTLDKHTRIHTAEKPFTCDQCGKSFRQKTTLNKHTRIHTADKTYTCDKCGKSFKLKAILNEHTRIHTADKTYTCDKCGKSFKQKATLSEHTRIHTADKPYTCDQCGMSFRQKATLNKHTRIHTGEKPYTCDHCGRSFSQKVYRDTHLKTHTGEKPYTCVQCGKSFTQKGALNVHMRIHTGEKPHTCDQCGKSFRHKQLLKEHMRLHTGEKPYTCDQCGKNFRKYCGFKRHLLTHSRERLENCDQSSRTFLKDRLKAHTKEKPYICYLCGRSFSQITALKIHQKRHSGVKDHVCSKCGKTFFTYGALKVHQTVHTTETPFKCSHCDKRFKRSTYLQIHERIHTGEKPYTCDQCGKSFRLKEMLNRHMTIHTVEKLHTCDHCGKHFGQEGNLNKHMNIHTGENLHKCDQCGKSFVTKGTLKEHMKVHTGERPHTCDQCGKSFTQKGSLFKHMKSHTGEKPHTCDQCGKSFTLKESLNDHMKIHTTETPFKCSHCDKRFKRSKYMKIHERIHNGEK; the protein is encoded by the coding sequence ACCTGATAGAACAGAAAAAGGAGATTGAAGAACTGATTGAAGAGGGAGAAAACCATCATGTCAAAACTGAAGAGATATCGTGGAAATCCTCACTGAAAAGAAGAGACAAAATATGGCCTCCGTGTGAAAAGAGTCTCTCATTCAATCAAAAtcctgatattaaaataaaatgtcacctTGAAGGAAAGCTGTAcaaatgtgatcagtgtgggaagagttttgcACAAAAAGGAAACCTTACAAAACACGTGAATATCCACACTGGGGAGAAGCCATACACATGTggtcagtgtggaaagagcttcagaCTAAAAGCTACTCTTAACAAACACACAAGGATCCACACTGCAGATAAGccatacacatgtgatcagtgtgaaaAGAGCTTCAGACAAAAAACTACTCTTGACAAACACACAAGGATCCACACTGCAGAGAAGCcgttcacatgtgatcagtgtgggaagagctTCAGACAAAAAACGACTCTTAACAAACACACAAGGATCCACACTGCAGATAAGACATACACATGTGATAAGTGTGGGAAGAGCTTCAAACTAAAAGCTATCCTTAATGAACACACAAGGATCCACACTGCAGATAAGACGTACACATGTGATAAGTGTGGGAAGAGCTTCAAACAAAAAGCTACTCTTAGCGAACACACAAGGATCCACACTGCAGATAAGccgtacacatgtgatcagtgtgggatgAGCTTCAGACAAAAAGCTACTCTTAACAAACACAcaaggatccacactggagagaagccgtacACATGTGATCATTGTGGAAGGAGTTTCTCACAAAAAGTATACCGTGACACACACTTAAAaacccacactggagagaagccatacACTTGTgttcagtgtgggaagagtttcactcAAAAAGGAGCACTTAATGTGcacatgaggatccacactggagagaagccacacacatgtgatcagtgtgggaagagtttcagacATAAGCAACTCCTTAAGGAACACATGAggcttcacactggagagaagccgtacacatgtgatcagtgtggaaaaaatttcagaaaatattgtgGTTTTAAAAGACATCTGCTTACTCATTCTAGAGAGAGACTAGAAAACTGTGACCAAAGCAGTAGAACATTCCTAAAGGACCGCTTAAAAGCTCATACAAAGGAGAAGCCTTACATTTGTTATTTATGTGGAAGGAGTTTTAGTCAGATTACTGCATTAAAGATACATCAGAAAAGACACAGTGGTGTGAAGGATCATGTTTGCTCTAAGTGTGGGAAGACATTTTTTACATATGGTGCACTGAAAGTGCACCAGACAGTTCACACTACAGAAACCCCTttcaagtgttcacactgtgacaagagattcaaacGGTCAACATATCTGCAAATACATGagagaatccacactggagagaaaccatatacATGCGATCAATGTGGGAAGAGCTTCAGACTAAAAGAAATGCTTAATCGACACATGACTATCCACACTGTAGAGAAGCTACACACATGTGATCACTGTGGGAAGCATTTTGGGCAAGAAGGAAACCTTAATAAACATATGAatatccacaccggagagaatcTACAcaaatgtgatcagtgtgggaagagtttcgtAACAAAAGGAACCCTTAAAGAACACATGAAAGTCCACACTGGAGAGAGGccacacacatgtgatcagtgtggcaAGAGTTTCACACAAAAAGGAAGCCTTTTCAAACATATGAAAAGCCACACTGGGGAGAAGCCGCACacctgtgatcagtgtggaaaaagtttcacattaaaagaaaGCCTTAATGATCACATGAAGATCCACACTACAGAAACaccttttaagtgttcacactgtgacaagagattcaaacggtcaaaatatatgaaaatacatgagaggatccacaatGGAGAGAAGTAG
- the LOC127986939 gene encoding gastrula zinc finger protein XlCGF26.1 isoform X2, which yields MTDPEPSGIKQEDTEQQIDLIEQKKEIEELIEEGENHHVKTEEISWKSSLKRRDKIWPPCEKSLSFNQNPDIKIKCHLEGKLYKCDQCGKSFAQKGNLTKHVNIHTGEKPYTCGQCGKSFRLKATLNKHTRIHTADKPYTCDQCEKSFRQKTTLDKHTRIHTAEKPFTCDQCGKSFRQKTTLNKHTRIHTADKTYTCDKCGKSFKLKAILNEHTRIHTADKTYTCDKCGKSFKQKATLSEHTRIHTADKPYTCDQCGMSFRQKATLNKHTRIHTGEKPYTCDHCGRSFSQKVYRDTHLKTHTGEKPYTCVQCGKSFTQKGALNVHMRIHTGEKPHTCDQCGKSFRHKQLLKEHMRLHTGEKPYTCDQCGKNFRKYCGFKRHLLTHSRERLENCDQSSRTFLKDRLKAHTKEKPYICYLCGRSFSQITALKIHQKRHSGVKDHVCSKCGKTFFTYGALKVHQTVHTTETPFKCSHCDKRFKRSTYLQIHERIHTGEKPYTCDQCGKSFRLKEMLNRHMTIHTVEKLHTCDHCGKHFGQEGNLNKHMNIHTGENLHKCDQCGKSFVTKGTLKEHMKVHTGERPHTCDQCGKSFTQKGSLFKHMKSHTGEKPHTCDQCGKSFTLKESLNDHMKIHTTETPFKCSHCDKRFKRSKYMKIHERIHNGEK from the coding sequence ACCTGATAGAACAGAAAAAGGAGATTGAAGAACTGATTGAAGAGGGAGAAAACCATCATGTCAAAACTGAAGAGATATCGTGGAAATCCTCACTGAAAAGAAGAGACAAAATATGGCCTCCGTGTGAAAAGAGTCTCTCATTCAATCAAAAtcctgatattaaaataaaatgtcacctTGAAGGAAAGCTGTAcaaatgtgatcagtgtgggaagagttttgcACAAAAAGGAAACCTTACAAAACACGTGAATATCCACACTGGGGAGAAGCCATACACATGTggtcagtgtggaaagagcttcagaCTAAAAGCTACTCTTAACAAACACACAAGGATCCACACTGCAGATAAGccatacacatgtgatcagtgtgaaaAGAGCTTCAGACAAAAAACTACTCTTGACAAACACACAAGGATCCACACTGCAGAGAAGCcgttcacatgtgatcagtgtgggaagagctTCAGACAAAAAACGACTCTTAACAAACACACAAGGATCCACACTGCAGATAAGACATACACATGTGATAAGTGTGGGAAGAGCTTCAAACTAAAAGCTATCCTTAATGAACACACAAGGATCCACACTGCAGATAAGACGTACACATGTGATAAGTGTGGGAAGAGCTTCAAACAAAAAGCTACTCTTAGCGAACACACAAGGATCCACACTGCAGATAAGccgtacacatgtgatcagtgtgggatgAGCTTCAGACAAAAAGCTACTCTTAACAAACACAcaaggatccacactggagagaagccgtacACATGTGATCATTGTGGAAGGAGTTTCTCACAAAAAGTATACCGTGACACACACTTAAAaacccacactggagagaagccatacACTTGTgttcagtgtgggaagagtttcactcAAAAAGGAGCACTTAATGTGcacatgaggatccacactggagagaagccacacacatgtgatcagtgtgggaagagtttcagacATAAGCAACTCCTTAAGGAACACATGAggcttcacactggagagaagccgtacacatgtgatcagtgtggaaaaaatttcagaaaatattgtgGTTTTAAAAGACATCTGCTTACTCATTCTAGAGAGAGACTAGAAAACTGTGACCAAAGCAGTAGAACATTCCTAAAGGACCGCTTAAAAGCTCATACAAAGGAGAAGCCTTACATTTGTTATTTATGTGGAAGGAGTTTTAGTCAGATTACTGCATTAAAGATACATCAGAAAAGACACAGTGGTGTGAAGGATCATGTTTGCTCTAAGTGTGGGAAGACATTTTTTACATATGGTGCACTGAAAGTGCACCAGACAGTTCACACTACAGAAACCCCTttcaagtgttcacactgtgacaagagattcaaacGGTCAACATATCTGCAAATACATGagagaatccacactggagagaaaccatatacATGCGATCAATGTGGGAAGAGCTTCAGACTAAAAGAAATGCTTAATCGACACATGACTATCCACACTGTAGAGAAGCTACACACATGTGATCACTGTGGGAAGCATTTTGGGCAAGAAGGAAACCTTAATAAACATATGAatatccacaccggagagaatcTACAcaaatgtgatcagtgtgggaagagtttcgtAACAAAAGGAACCCTTAAAGAACACATGAAAGTCCACACTGGAGAGAGGccacacacatgtgatcagtgtggcaAGAGTTTCACACAAAAAGGAAGCCTTTTCAAACATATGAAAAGCCACACTGGGGAGAAGCCGCACacctgtgatcagtgtggaaaaagtttcacattaaaagaaaGCCTTAATGATCACATGAAGATCCACACTACAGAAACaccttttaagtgttcacactgtgacaagagattcaaacggtcaaaatatatgaaaatacatgagaggatccacaatGGAGAGAAGTAG